A genomic stretch from Setaria viridis chromosome 1, Setaria_viridis_v4.0, whole genome shotgun sequence includes:
- the LOC117862570 gene encoding probable nucleoside diphosphate kinase 5 isoform X1: MAGGTSPAARALVNRWLPQLLLIFIFGCCSCCAVETERTLAMIKPDGLSGNYTEKIKVAILDYGFHIVKETEVQLDDERASLFYAEHSGRSFFGSLIKYITSGPVLAMVLERPDAIAQWRALIGPTDARKAKTSHPNSIRAMCGLDSEKNCVHGSDSPESAAREISFFFGDGLETVEHDEL; encoded by the exons aTGGCGGGGGGCACCTCGCCGGCAGCGCGCGCCCTCGTCAACCGCTGGCTGCCTCAActcctcctcatcttcatctttgg GTGCTGCAGCTGTTGTGCTGTCGAGACTGAGAGAACCCTTGCGATGATCAAGCCGGATGGTTTGTCAGGCAACTACACGGAAAAGATCAAGGTGGCCATCTTGGATTATGGATTTCATATTGTCAAAGAGACCGAGGTCCAGCTTGATGATGAGAGGGCATCTCTCTTCTATGCGGAGCATTCTGGGAGAAGCTTCTTTGGCAGCCTAATCAAGTATATAACGAG TGGTCCAGTTCTTGCTATGGTTCTGGAAAGGCCTGATGCCATTGCACAATGGCGAGCTTTGATTGGGCCAACTGATGCACGAAAGGCTAAAACTTCTCATCCAAACAG CATTAGAGCAATGTGTGGGTTGGATTCAGAGAAGAACTGCGTGCATGGTTCAGATTCACCGGAATCTGCAGCCAGAGagatttcatttttctttggaGATGGTTTAG AAACTGTGGAACATGATGAGCTTTAG
- the LOC117855411 gene encoding putative cyclin-F2-1 — translation MCAVAPFALPALAGVAPRAVPVFHAGSTMATYADGGAPAAMRGYGGYEDVGADIDALLRDIHAAVLQRTPPGHAPQPVAAGADQPVNHADFNLEPVLRVIRSIRIPAAGFAGPDPVDSAVGTPTTPLASLPAPLSYGDAAAEDAADSAASTTTTQTSPKKQQDPGQIYDAEIDATFRAMEQDPAERPSALYLWTVQEGVITLADRANVVAWMYNFVGYYGLAPGTLHRAVSYVDRFLSSRKVNGYNVSGHLLLLGSVAVFTAAKYEDRRATLALNADGIACWHVGCSRRDVVDAERALCAALGCRLSGPTAYTFVEHFTRHGNDGGGADEGSTTVRSLAHHLADVALLDYRCIRFLPSTVAASAIALATLSMNPAASWSDDEIRVTGYTLEDLATCMDEIEETHGLQGAWPGCAQMTEDYMRSYGLLPH, via the coding sequence ATGTGCGCCGTCGCCCCCTTCGCTCTTCCtgccctcgccggcgtcgcTCCTCGCGCCGTGCCCGTCTTCCACGCGGGGAGCACGATGGCGACGTACGCTGACGGCGGCGCTCCTGCCGCGATGCGCGGGTACGGCGGTTATGAAGACGTTGGCGCCGACATCGACGCGCTGCTCCGCGACATCCACGCCGCCGTGCTCCAGCGCACGCCTCCCGGCCACGCGCCCCAGCCCGTGGCCGCTGGCGCCGACCAGCCGGTCAACCACGCCGACTTCAACCTCGAGCCCGTCCTCCGCGTCATCCGGAGCATCCGCATTCCAGCCGCCGGGTTTGCTGGTCCCGACCCCGTGGACTCTGCCGTCGGCACTCCGACGACGCCCTTAGCGAGCCTTCCAGCGCCGCTCAGCTACGGCGACGCTgccgccgaggacgccgccgacTCCGCCGCCAGCACGACCACCACCCAGACCTCACCCAAGAAGCAGCAGGATCCCGGCCAAATCTACGACGCCGAGATCGACGCCACCTTCCGGGCCATGGAGCAGGACCCAGCGGAGCGGCCGTCGGCGCTCTACCTTTGGACGGTCCAGGAGGGGGTCATCACCCTGGCCGACCGCGCTAACGTCGTGGCGTGGATGTACAACTTCGTCGGCTACTACGGCCTCGCCCCGGGCACGCTCCACCGCGCAGTCTCCTACGTCGACCGCTTCCTGTCATCAAGGAAGGTCAACGGCTACAACGtctccggccatctcctcctcctcggctcaGTGGCCGTGTTCACCGCGGCCAAGTACGAGGACCGGCGCGCCACCCTGGCGCTCAACGCCGACGGCATCGCCTGCTGGCACGTCGGGTGCTCCCGCCGCGACGTCGTCGACGCGGAGCGCGCCCTGTGCGCCGCGTTGGGGTGCCGCCTGAGCGGGCCCACCGCCTACACCTTCGTCGAGCACTTCACCAGGCACGGcaacgatggcggcggcgccgacgagggcTCGACGACGGTGAGGTCCCTGGCGCACCACCTGGCCGACGTGGCTCTGCTGGACTACCGGTGCATCCGGTTCCTGCCGTCCACCGTGGCGGCGTCCGCGATCGCCCTGGCGACGCTGAGCATGAACCCCGCGGCGTCGTGGAGCGACGACGAGATCAGGGTGACGGGGTACACGCTCGAGGACCTAGCGACGTGCATGGACGAGATCGAGGAGACGCATGGGCTACAGGGCGCGTGGCCAGGTTGCGCCCAGATGACGGAGGACTACATGCGCAGCTACGGCTTGCTGCCTCACTGA
- the LOC117862560 gene encoding uncharacterized protein: MDDDGAASPSPSPSPSPSRSPSPLPVADPVTVAAAPPGHVAVAIPLRKPSPSSGGGGGGGREDAWSDGATSTLIDAWGERFVALGRGSLRHPQWQEVAEVVSSRDGYSKPPKSDVQCKNRIDTLKKKYKIEKSKRGSSWPYFDRLDDLLAPVHKPNSSSSSAAAAARSAPPMVPPRINFPQRTRTPLQPSAGSKRRMPSPPPQASASSESSDGFPPETRSALPNGKRQRVEEHTPAAAANGAESSDSRAQGLRDLAQAIRRLGEVYERVENAKREQEFRMERERLDAARELEDQRAQFFLKMQMELTKATGGGASAAAAPVAVPIPADGNGTRRTGMAAEVATSSNHRVRYRIKGSIHQHATQQPHYQNNATGNGSDSDNKEAEEDAEDEEEESQ; this comes from the coding sequence atggacgacgacggcgcggctTCCccgtcgccctcgccctcgccctccccGTCGCGCTCCCCGTCCCCGCTCCCCGTCGCCGACCCCGTCAcggtggccgccgcgccgcccggccacgtcgccgtcgccatcccGCTCCGCAAGCCCTcgccctcctccggcggcggcggcgggggcgggcgggaggACGCGTGGAGCGACGGCGCCACCTCCACGCTGATCGATGCCTGGGGGGAGCGCTTCGTGGCGCTGGGCCGGGGCAGCCTCCGCCACCCGCAGTGGCAGGAGGTCGCCGAGGTCGTCTCCTCCCGCGACGGCTACTCCAAGCCGCCCAAGTCCGACGTCCAGTGCAAGAACCGCATCGATACGCTCAAGAAGAAGTACAAGATCGAGAAGTCCAAGCGCGGCTCCTCCTGGCCCTACTTCGACCGCCTCGACGACCTGCTCGCCCCCGTGCATAAGCCcaattcttcctcctcctcggcggccgcggccgcccggaGCGCCCCGCCCATGGTGCCGCCGCGCATCAACTTCCCGCAGCGCACCCGGACGCCGCTCCAGCCCTCGGCGGGGTCCAAGCGGAggatgccgtcgccgccgccccaggcGTCCGCGTCGTCCGAATCCTCTGACGGCTTCCCGCCGGAGACGCGGTCCGCGTTGCCGAACGGGAAGAGGCAGCGCGTGGAGGAGCACACCCCAGCCGCGGCCGCGAACGGCGCGGAGAGCAGCGACAGCCGCGCGCAGGGCCTGCGCGACCTGGCGCAGGCGATCCGGCGGCTCGGGGAGGTGTACGAGCGCGTGGAGAACGCCAAGAGGGAGCAGGAGTTCCGGATGGAGCGGGAGCGCCTGGACGCCGCGCGGGAGCTGGAGGACCAGCGCGCGCAGTTCTTCCTCAAGATGCAGATGGAGCTCACCaaggccaccggcggcggcgccagtgCCGCTGCCGCACCCGTGGCCGTCCCCATCCCTGCCGATGGCAACGGCACGCGGAGAACGGGTATGGCCGCAGAGGTTGCCACCAGCAGCAATCATCGCGTCCGGTACCGCATCAAAGGTAGTATCCACCAGCACGCCACGCAGCAGCCACATTACCAGAACAATGCCACTGGCAATGGCAGTGACTCGGACAACAAGGAAGCCGAGGAGGATGCAGAAGACGAAGAGGAAGAGAGCCAGTAA
- the LOC117862570 gene encoding probable nucleoside diphosphate kinase 5 isoform X2: MAGGTSPAARALVNRWLPQLLLIFIFGCCAVETERTLAMIKPDGLSGNYTEKIKVAILDYGFHIVKETEVQLDDERASLFYAEHSGRSFFGSLIKYITSGPVLAMVLERPDAIAQWRALIGPTDARKAKTSHPNSIRAMCGLDSEKNCVHGSDSPESAAREISFFFGDGLETVEHDEL, encoded by the exons aTGGCGGGGGGCACCTCGCCGGCAGCGCGCGCCCTCGTCAACCGCTGGCTGCCTCAActcctcctcatcttcatctttgg CTGTTGTGCTGTCGAGACTGAGAGAACCCTTGCGATGATCAAGCCGGATGGTTTGTCAGGCAACTACACGGAAAAGATCAAGGTGGCCATCTTGGATTATGGATTTCATATTGTCAAAGAGACCGAGGTCCAGCTTGATGATGAGAGGGCATCTCTCTTCTATGCGGAGCATTCTGGGAGAAGCTTCTTTGGCAGCCTAATCAAGTATATAACGAG TGGTCCAGTTCTTGCTATGGTTCTGGAAAGGCCTGATGCCATTGCACAATGGCGAGCTTTGATTGGGCCAACTGATGCACGAAAGGCTAAAACTTCTCATCCAAACAG CATTAGAGCAATGTGTGGGTTGGATTCAGAGAAGAACTGCGTGCATGGTTCAGATTCACCGGAATCTGCAGCCAGAGagatttcatttttctttggaGATGGTTTAG AAACTGTGGAACATGATGAGCTTTAG
- the LOC117855422 gene encoding putative cyclin-F2-1: MATTYAEGPPAAWGGYGYYDDGADIGALLRGIDAVVRPPKPADLPMPSKDFLALSRRHGNHDAGFNAMLRGIQSVRVPAAGLMASLPMDAHHDDAPTTPVAVLQAPRSYGDDTVTNMKTPPPNKKQPRQQCGGEYDADIDATFRVMETDPEERPSEDYLSDTQAGGMMMTDRAELIEKMHRFSRYYDLASGALHRAVSYVDRFLSIKKITGGDQKHQLLLLGAVAVFAAAKYEDRNTVQRIDADAVAAYAGCSRREVLAAERELVAALGYRLSGPTAYTFVDHLMRHSGQDSQEEEVVITRALAHHLADMALLDYRCVASLPSAVAASAIVLARLVLGYYSLEAPCLVAGYALEDLRECMEAIYGMHENLQVWPGCAQMMEDWELTTQLRYYLPPSTMLTAMH, encoded by the coding sequence ATGGCCACGACGTACGCGGAGGGCCCTCCTGCCGCGTGGGGCGGGTACGGCTACTACGACGATGGCGCCGACATCGGCGCGTTGCTCCGGGGCATCGACGCCGTCGTGCGCCCTCCCAAGCCCGCCGACCTTCCGATGCCATCCAAGGACTTTCTCGCGCTGTCTCGCCGGCACGGCAACCACGACGCCGGCTTCAACGCCATGCTCCGCGGTATCCAGAGCGTCCGCGTTCCGGCCGCCGGCCTGATGGCTTCCCTCCCCATGGACGCTCATCACGACGACGCCCCGACGACGCCCGTAGCGGTGCTGCAAGCGCCGCGCAGCTACGGCGACGACACGGTCACCAACATGAAGACGCCACCGCCCAACAAGAAGCAGCCGCGGCAGCAGTGCGGCGGCGAGTACGACGCCGACATCGACGCTACGTTCCGGGTGATGGAGACCGACCCGGAGGAGCGGCCCTCGGAGGACTACCTCAGCGACACGCAGGCGGGGGGCATGATGATGACCGACCGCGCCGAGCTCATCGAGAAGATGCACCGCTTCTCCAGGTACTACGACCTTGCCTCGGGCGCCCTGCACCGTGCCGTCTCCTACGTCGACCGCTTCCTATCGATCAAGAAGATCACCGGCGGCGACCAGAAGCatcagctcctcctccttggagCCGTGGCCGTCTTCGCCGCGGCAAAGTACGAGGACAGGAACACCGTGCAGAGgatcgacgccgacgccgtcgccgcatACGCCGGGTGCTCACGGCGCGAGGTCCTCGCCGCGGAGCGCGAGCTGGTGGCGGCGCTCGGGTACCGCCTGAGCGGGCCCACGGCCTACACGTTCGTCGACCACTTGATGAGGCACAGCGGCCAGGActcccaggaggaggaggtggtgatcACCAGGGCCCTGGCGCACCACCTGGCCGACATGGCGCTGCTGGACTACCGGTGCGTGGCGTCCCTGCCGTCGGccgtggcggcgtcggcgatcgTGCTGGCCAGGCTGGTCCTGGGCTACTACTCGCTGGAGGCGCCGTGCTTGGTGGCTGGGTACGCGCTGGAGGACCTGAGAGAATGCATGGAGGCGATCTACGGCATGCACGAGAACCTGCAGGTGTGGCCAGGTTGCGCCCAGATGATGGAGGACTGGGAGCTCACTACTCAGCTCAGATACTACTTGCCTCCATCGACCATGCTGACCGCCATGCATTGA